GCGGGCACCGGCATCCTCGACGGCATGCTGGCCGTGGTGCCCGGAGCCCGCGTCGGCCACATCGGGCTCTACCGTGATCCGAAGACGCTCGTCGCGGTGGAGTACTACTTCAAGATGCCGACCGGCCTGGAGGAGCGCGACGTCGTCGTGGTGGACCCGATGCTGGCCACCGGCCACTCGGCGGTCGCGGCTGTGGACCGGCTCAAGGAATGCGGACCCAAGTCGATCAAGTTCGTCTGCCTGCTCACCTGTCCCGAGGGCATCGCCGCAATGCAGGAAGCCCACCCGGACGTGCCGATCTACACGGCGGCCGTCGACCGCCAGCTCGACGAGCACGGCTACATCGTGCCGGGGCTCGGCGATGCGGGCGACCGGATCTTCGGCACCAAGTAGCGGTTTTGTTTGATCAACCCGCCGCCCGGGAATCGGTCGACACAATGACACACGAATGGGAATGCGTCGTCGTCGGTGGTGGCGCCGCGGGATTGAGCGCCACATTGGTCCTGGGGCGGGCGCGGCGGCGCACCCTGCTGATCGACGCCGGCGAACAGAGCAACAGGTTCTCTCACGGCATCGGCGGTTTGCTCGGGTTCGACCAGCGTCCTCCCGCCGAGCTCTACGAAACTGGGCGCCGCGAGCTCAAGGCGTATCCCACGGTCGAGTATCGAGAAGGCACGGTGGTGCGGGGCGCTCCGCAGGACGACGGCTACGTCCTGGACCTCGACAGCGGTGACCAGGTCACCACCCGCCGGGTGCTGCTGGCGACCGGTATGCAGTACTGCCCCCCGGACCTGCCGGGCTTGCAGCCGCTGTGGGGGAAAACGGTGTTCCAGTGCCCGTTCTGCCACGGCTGGGAGATGCGTGACAAGCGGCTGGCCGCGCTGGCGACCGGTGACGAGGCGATCCACGCAGCGCTCATGCTGCGCGGGTGGAGCGACGACGTGGTGCTGCTGAGC
Above is a window of Mycolicibacterium baixiangningiae DNA encoding:
- a CDS encoding NAD(P)/FAD-dependent oxidoreductase, with protein sequence MTHEWECVVVGGGAAGLSATLVLGRARRRTLLIDAGEQSNRFSHGIGGLLGFDQRPPAELYETGRRELKAYPTVEYREGTVVRGAPQDDGYVLDLDSGDQVTTRRVLLATGMQYCPPDLPGLQPLWGKTVFQCPFCHGWEMRDKRLAALATGDEAIHAALMLRGWSDDVVLLSDGHPELDGKGLEQLKAAGVTIDDRRITELEGTDGQLTAVAFADGTRLERDGLLVEAPLRQRSKLAEQLGASCTPGPLAVDTIGIDALHRTSASTVFAAGDVCTEQPYVAGAIAAGAQAAMIIAQSLLSEQFGMPYPPDED
- the upp gene encoding uracil phosphoribosyltransferase, coding for MGELHLVDHPLVAHKLTLLRRKDASTHNFRQLLHEISALMAYEVLRDIPTQEFEVETPLETTVGRVIDGKKLVFVSILRAGTGILDGMLAVVPGARVGHIGLYRDPKTLVAVEYYFKMPTGLEERDVVVVDPMLATGHSAVAAVDRLKECGPKSIKFVCLLTCPEGIAAMQEAHPDVPIYTAAVDRQLDEHGYIVPGLGDAGDRIFGTK